In Thermoleophilaceae bacterium, the genomic window GCTATGCGGCGGATCTGGAGCGCGACGAGGTCCGGGCCCTTGGCGATCACCTCGGGGGCCCCCTTGTTGCCGTCGTAGGCGAGCGCGACGGCGAAGTGGGTCGGGTTCGTGACCACCACGTCCGCCTGCGGCACCGCCGACATCATGCGGGCGCGCGCGGCCTGGATCTGCTTGCGGCGGATCGCCCCGCGCACCTCCGGCGGAAGCTGCTGGGACTTGCCCTCCTCCTTGATGTCCTCCTTCGACATCTTCAGGGACTTCTCCACGCGGTGGCGCTGGAAGAAGTAGTCGCCGATCGCGATGATCAGGTACGCGACCGCCAGGCGCCGCGCAACCGCGAGGATCGTGGACCCGGCGGTGGAGAGGAAGTCCTGGGGCGACATTCCCACGGACGCCGCGATTTCGGTGATCTTCGGCCTGATCGTGATGAACGCGATCACGCCGAGCAGGGTGACCTTTAGCAGCCCCTTGCCCGCCTCGAACGCGCCCGAGGGGCCGAATAGCCGCTTGATTCCCGCCGTGGGGTTGAGCTTCTTGGGGTCCGGCTTGAGCGCCGACATGTTGAGCTTCGGCCGCACCTGCATCACGTTGGCGAGCACGCCGGCGAGCATGCACACGCCCGCGATCGGCCCCACCGCGGTGAGCACGCCGGAGAAGGTGGACACCAGCACCTTGCCGAGGCCCTGCTGGCTCACCACGTCCGGGTGCGAGATCTGGCCGAGCCCGGTGATCATCGAGGCCTCGAGCGTCTGCACCACCTTCGGCCCGAACGACCCGAGGGCGAACAGCGCCGCCAGCGTCACGAGCGAGCCGTTGATGTCCGACGACTTGGCGACCGTCCCCTTCTTGCGCGCCTCATTACGGCGCTTGGGAGTCGGCTTTTCTGTGCGCTCGCCCGGCATTGCTCAGGCCACGTGGATCGATTGGAGGGCGGACGAGACGGACACCTGCACCTGGTCCGAGATCCAGCCGCCCACGAACGGCAGCGAGATGCCCATCACCAGCAGGCCGACGGCGATCTTCGCCGGGAAGCTCACGGCGAACACGTTGAGCTGCGGCATCACGCGAGCCACGAGCCCGAGCGCGCAGTCGGTGAGCAGCGCGGCCAGCATCACCGGGGCCGCCAGCTCGATCGCCGAGCCGAAGATCGAGATGAACGCTTTGTCCGCTCCGCCCACGAGCGCGCCGATCGACGGGAACTTCGTGATCGGCACGAGCTGGTAGGTGCGCGCGAGCCCCTCGATCATCCAGTGGTCGCCGTCGAGCGCGATGAAGATGAGGACGCCCACCATCGCGTAGAGCTGGGCGAGGATCGTGGACTGCGTGCCGGTGATCGGATCGAGGAGCGAGCCGTAGGAGAAGCCGATCGCGGTGTCGAGCAGCGAGCCCGCCACGCTGATCGCGGCGAACACCGCCGCCAGCGCGAACGCGTACGCGAGGCCCACGAGGATCTCCTTGCCGAGCAGCCCGCCGAGCGTCATGGCGTCGAACGAGAGCTTCTGGCCGTGAAGCGCCAGCGGCGCGAGGCCAAACGAGATCGCCACGGCGAGCACGCCGCGGGCCCGCGCCGGCACCATCCGCGACGAGAAGATCGGCGCGAGCAGGAACAGCGGGCTCACGCGCGCGAGCACGAGGATGAAGCCCACGAGCTGCCGCTCGCTGAACTGCTGGAGGAGCGCGTTCACGAGACGATCCCCGGAATGCCCTGCCAGAGCTGCTCCGTGTAGCTGATGATCTGGTTCAGCATCCACGGGCCGCCCACCACCATCACCACGATCGCGGCCAGGATCTTCGGGATGAACGTGAGCGTCATCTCCTGGATCTGCGTGATCGCCTGGAAGATGCTCACGAGCAGACCCACCACGAGGCCGGCGAGCAGCAGCGGCAGCGCCACCTTCACGGCGACGGTGATGGCCTGCATCACGAGGTTGATGACGACGTCCTGGCTCACTCTCTACCTCAGTGGAAGCTCTGCACGAGCGATTGGGTGACGAGGTTCCAGCCGTCCACCAGGACGAACAGGAGGATCTTGAAAGGCAGGGAGATGAACGCCGGCGGCAGCATCATCATTCCCATGCTCATCAGGGTCGACGAGACCACCAGGTCGATCACGAGGAACGGCAGGAAGATCAGGAAGCCGATCTGGAACGCCGTCTTGAGCTCGCTGATGATGAACGCCGGGATCAGCGTGTAGGTGGGGATGTCCGCGCGCGTCTTCGGCTGCTTGAGGTGGGCGAGCTTGGCGAACAGCGCGAGGTCCTTCTCCCGCGTCTGCTTGAACATGAACTGCCGCAGCGGCTCCTGACCGCGCTGGATCGCCTGGGACTGGCTGATCTTGTGGTGGCTCAGCGGGTCGATGGCGTCCTTCTTGATCGCGTTGAAGGTGGGCGCCATCACGAAGATCGTGAGGAACACTGAGATGCCCACGAGCACCTGGTTCGGCGGCGCGGTGGGCGTGCCGAGGCCGCTGCGGATGAAGCCGAGCACGATCAGGATGCGGGTGAAGCCCGTGACCGTGAAGAGCAGGGCCGGGACCAGCGAGATCCCGGCGATGATCAGGAAGATCTCCACGGCGTTGCCGCCTGAGGTGTGGATGCTCACTTGCGCACCGTCCTGCGGCGGATCTCGTCGAGAACGTCCTTAATGAGGATCCCGCTCTTCTGCGGGCGGGCCGGCAGCGGGGCCTCGAGCTCGGACTCGACGGGGTCGGGCACGAGGCCGGCGTCGTGCGCCTCCTCCTCGGAGTAGGTGCGGATCGGCGTGACACCGTTCTCGCTGGCGCCGACGAGCACGTACTCGCGGCCGCTCTTGACGAGGTGAACGGAGCGGTTGGGGCCGAGGGCGAGGGTGGCGACGCTGGAGAGTCCCTGGCCGGAGGAGCGCTCCTCGCGGCTCGCCTTCACCTGCTTCAGCACCCAGTAGAGCCCGTAGATCACTGCCAGCACAATCGCGAGGCCGATGAAGGTGTGGACGAGACTGCCGCCGCTGGCGCCCGGGGTGCTCGAGCTGTGCGTGGTCTGCACCGGAAGGTTCAGCGGCGTGTTCTCACCGGGCCCGGAGGGCTTGGCGAGCGCCACGTGTGCCGGCACGAGAACGCCGGCCATAGCCGCGGATGCGGCGATCGAAAGTTGAGCCAATCGCATTGAGGGACGGTCAAGTTGAGGGACGTGACCATCCGACGTATTCGGCCGCTTCGACCGGGGCTTTAGCCCGAGTCTCGAGACTCGATACGCGCTACTGCTCTAGCGAGGACTCAGCCTCACGCAGCCGCCGGGCAGGCGACACCACTTCAGTGAGGCGTAGTCCGAACTCCTCGTCGATCACGACAACCTCGCCCTGCGCGATCCGCTTCCCGTTCACCAGCAGGTCGACGGGCTCGCCGGCCAACCGGTTGAGGGAGACGATGGAGCCGGGGCCGAGGGCCAGGGTCTCGCCGATCGTCATGTGGGTGCGACCGATCTCCACGGCCAGCTCGACCGGCACGTCCTCGAGGCGGTGGAGGTCCGCCGCGCGCTGCTCGGCGACCGTCGTGCTCTCAAGGGCCTGGTATTCGATCTCTTGGGACACGAGTTCTCCTCTACTGGACCGCGACGTCGGTGAACAGGATCTCGTCGACCTTCACGTCGGTGTTCTGGCGGATCCCCTTGAGGATCTGCTTCTTGAGGTCCTCGCGACCGGTGCGGTCGATCAGGTCCTTCGAGGGGGCGTCGGTGACGATGTTCGTGATCACGTCGCGCACGGCCGGCTCCTGCTCGAGCGCGCCGTAGTTCTCGTTCGTCGAGCCCTCCGCCTTCGGGAGGACCTCCGACTTGTCGAGCACGAGCGACACGTCAAGCTTTGCGTAGCGGCCATCGGCCATGTTGAGCAGGAACTCCTTCGGCATCACGTACACCGTTCCGGCGATCTTCGGCTTCGGAAGCTTGGCCGGCTTGGCGAGCACCGTCTTGTAGACACCCCCGAACAGCACCAGCACGATCGGGATCACGAACTTCAACTTCTTCTTCACTTGGAACTCCCTCCATGGAGCTGCTGCTTATCCGTTCCCTGGAATGTCGGGTGTGATCTGCTGGTCCTGCCGGAGCAGCACGATTTCCACCCGTCGGTTCTTTGATCGGCCGATTGCCGTGGAGTTGGAGGCCACGGGGTAGAGATTTGCGTAGCCCGCGGCCCCGAGCCTGAACTTGTCGATGCCCGTATGGATCAGGAAGCGCACGACCACTGACGCTCGAGCCGTGGACAGCTCCCAGTTGCTGGGGAACTGAGATCCCGAAATCGGCACGTTGTCGGTGTGGCCCTCGACCATGATCGGATGCGTCTTGTCGATGTTCAGCGCATGCGCCACGCCCGTGAGCACGGGGAGCGCGGGGGCCTTCAGGACGGCCTGACCTGGATCGAACACCACCTGGTCGGTGAGCAGCCGCACCACGAGTCCGCGTCGCGCGATCTGGGTCTGGAGCTGCTTCGACAGCCCGTGCCTGCGCGCGTAGGCGTCGATCTGGGCCTTGATCTTCCGGAACTCCCTGTCGTCCTTCGCCTTTTGGCTGGACGTGCTGGTATTGCCGATCTGCGGCTTGATCGGGACGATCGCGGGCGAGGCCTGATCGCTCGGGCTCTTGCCGTCGCTGCCGCTGTTCATCACCTGCTTTCCGCCGGTGAGGATCTTCCCCGAGAAGGCGTCCTGGAGCGACTTCTGGAGGTCCTTGTACTTCGACGTATTCACGGACGAGATCGAAAACAGCACCATGAACAGCGCCATCAGCAGCGTGATCATGTCCGAGTAGGTGAGGAGCCAGCGCTCCTCGTTCTCGTGGCCGCCGCCGTGACCTCCCCGGCGCCCCCGGCGACCGCCCCGGTGCGCGCTCATGAGCGTTATGCGGCCGCCGCGGCGGGCTCGCTCGCGGCGGATGTCGCAGCCTCGGCCTCACCCTCGGCGCCGCGCGCCTCGGGAGCCACGTAGCTGAGCAGCTTGCTCTCCACCACTCGCGGGTTGTCACCGGCCTGGATGGCGAGGATGCCCTCGATGGTGAGGTATCCGAGCTCCATCTCGAGTGAGGAGAGGAACTTCAGCTTGTTCGCGACGGGAAGGAAGACGATGTTGGCGGAGCCCACGCCGTAGAGCGTGGCGATGAAGGCGCCGGAAATGGCGGGTCCGAGCGTGGACGGCTGGGACAGGTTCTCGAGCACGTGGATCAGGCCCATCACGGTGCCGGTGATGCCGAGTGTCGGGCCAAAGCCGCCGGCCTTCTCGAACGGCTCGACACCCTTGGTGTGGCGGCCGGCCATCGCCTCCAGCTCGATCTCGAGGATCTGGGCGACGAGCTCCGGGTCGGTGCCATCCACCACGAGCTGCATGCCCTTGCGGGTGAACTCGTCCTCGACGTTCTGCAGCTCGTCGTCAAGTGCCAGGAGACCCTCGCGGCGCGCCATTTCAGCGAACTTCACGAGCAGCGCCACGCGCTCGCGGAGGTTGTACTCGGGGGGGCCGAACGCGAGCTTGTAGAGCTTCGGGACCAGCTTGATCTGGTCCATGGAGGTGCCCGCCATGGTCACGCCGAGCGTGCCGCCGAACACCAGCATCATCGCCGGGATGTTGATGAAGGCGGGGATCTGGGTCCCCTCCATCATCGCGCTCATCAGCACGCAGGCGACGGCGGCGCCAATCCCGATTGCAGAAATAGCTTTCACAGCACAGAGCCTCCGCTCCCGGTAGTCGGCCGGGACAGGGAAATCTTTGGCCTCAGACGGCCTTACCTAGACGGTCCGGAGTGACGCGAGCCGGATGCTGGCACGCCATTCGCGTACCGCATCGGCGATCTGCTGAGGGCTCTCCGACACGACGATCTTGTTGCCCGTGGCGAGCGAGATGTGCGTGTCCGGGCAGGCCTCGACGGCGACGATGAGATCGCTATTGAGCAGAAACGGCTCGTCGGAGTGGCCTAGGCGATGCAGAGTGATCATTGGTTCGAGTCCTGGTTGGGTGACTGGTGACTAGTGACCGGTGTGGTGGCTAGTCACCAGTCACCAGTCACCAAGGTCCGTGCCACGCGGCACGACAGAGGTCCCTCAACCCTGCCGTGCCGCGTGGTCACGCTCTTTAGGTCAGCGCACTACTAGTGCTTCATGTTCACCACGTCGTTGAGCATGTCGTCAGCGGTGGTGATCACGCGCGAGTTCGCCTGGAAGCCGCGCTGGGCGCTGATCATGTTTGTGAACTCGGTGGCGAGATCGACGTTCGACATCTCGAGCGTGCCCGAGGTCGTCGCGCCGAAGTCGCCGCCGGGGGTGCCGAGCTCCTCGTTGCCCGAGGCGGCGTTGGAGAGCCAGCGGTTGCCGGAGGCACGCTGCAGGCCACTCTCGTTCGGGAACTTCGCGAGCGAGATGTAGCCGGCCGTCGTGCGCGTGGTCGAGCCCGCGGGCACGTAGCTCACCGAGCCGTCCTGGCCGATCGCGACGTTGGACGCGCCCGGCGGGATGTTGATGAGCTGGTCCGCGCCCGGAGGCGTGGTGGTCACCGTCGTGCTCGGCACGGTGCGGCCGATCACGTAGTAGCCGTCAGCCGTGACCAGGTAGCCCTGGTCGTTGCGGCTGAAGTTGCCCGCGCGCGTGTACTGCTGCGTACCGGCGGTGAGCGTGGCGGTGGTGCCGGCGACCGTGGCCTGGCCGATACGGAACCAGCCCTCGCCCTGGATCGCCACGTCGAGCGCGTTGCCCGTGGACTGGAGCGCGCCCGAGCCCATCACGTTGTCGATCGTGCCGAGCTGGGTGCCCAGGCCGACCTGCGCGGGGTTCGAGCCGCCCTGGCCGGGACCCTGACCCGCACCGCCGCGCTGAAGCTGGGCGAGCGAGTCCTTGAAGGTCGTGCGGCTGGACTTGTAACCGATGGTGTTGACGTTGGCGATGTCGTTCGCCGTCACGTCCATCATGATCTGATGGGACTTGAGGCCGCTGATCGCGGCAAACATGCTCCGCATCATCGGGGCATCGTTTCCTTTCGTGGAAGCGGCCTCCCCGTCCTTGGGGTCCGGCCGTCGTGGTTACGCGGGTCGCGCATCAGGCGATGACCGCAGAGTCGATGTTCGTGAACACGTGCTCGCGCATGTGCTCCTGGTCTACCGCCGTGATGACGGTCTTGTTGCGCACGGACACCACGAATGCGGTGCCGTCCACAAAGACGACAGAGTCGCGTGAGCCCTTGCTCGCGGCACGGGCGGCGCCCGTCTCGAGACGCTGAAGCGTCCCGTCCGAGAGGTCGATGCCCCTGCGCTCGATTCGCTGCAGCGCATGCTGAGAGAACTGCAGCTTGCCGGCCTGCTGCTGCCGGAAGATCTCCTGGAACGACGGGCCCGTGACCGGGCGCGTCTGGGCGCTCGCCGGCGCCGCGGGCGTCGCGGCTGGCGCGAGCCCGGGCGGCAGCAGCGCCGGATTCTGGGCGGGACCCGTCATTGGACCCCCGCAACGTCACTCGGAGTGATCACGGACCCGCTGTCGAGCGTGAGCTTGGTCGTGCCATCGCTTCCGAAGTCGACCTTCTGCACCACGCCGGAGCTCGCCGTGCCGCTCGAGTCCGTGTAGCTCACGGTCTTGCCGAGCAGCGCGAGACTCTGCGTCTGCTTCTGCGCCGACAGCGTGCTGTCGGCGGAGGCCGACAGGTTGGTGAGCTGCTCCAGCATCGAGAACTGCGCCATCTGCGCGACCGACTGAGTCGGGTCCTGACTGCTCGCGGCCATCGGGTCCATGTTCTGGAGCTGCGCGACCATGATCTTCAGGAAGCTGTCCTTGTCGAGCCCGCTGCCGCTGCGCTGGGCCTGGGTCGCCGACGACGTCGGAGTGCTCACCGCCGAGCCTGTGGGATCTACGGCCATCTGTCTCTTCTCCTTGTCGTCTCAGGCGAGGACGTCGACCAGAACGCCGTTGGGCAGGCTGATCGTCGTCTCCTCGAGGTTGTCGGTGGATGAGTGGAGCTCCGCGTCGTTCGGCTGGCTTGGGGCGCCGCGACGGTCATTCGAACCGCCGTTCCCGAAGGCAGCCCCCCGCTGCTCGCCGCCGGTCGTGCCGACGTCGAAGTGCGTGAGGTTGATGCCCTGGGACGCGAGCTGGCGGCGAAGCTCGTCGCCGCCGTCCCGCAGCACGGCCGCCGCCTGGGACGCATCGGCCACCACGCGCGCCACCACACCGTCCGGCGTGGAACGCAGGTGGATGTCGATGCTTCCGAGCTCCTGCGGGTGAAGCTGCACGCGCGCCTGCGTGATCCCGTTCGTCTGGGAGATGCGGATCACCTGGTGCACGGTCTCGACTGCCTGTTCAAGGCGCATGCCTGGAACAGGGGTCGGCGGTCGGAGGTCGGCGGTCGTAGGGGCTGGAGCTGCCGGCGCCGCCGGCTGAACCGGCGCGGCGACGGGAGCCGTCGGTGCGGGCGCCGCCGGCGCGGCCACCTGAGCGGCCGGTGCGGCGTTAGCCGTGGCGGGTGCCGCAGTATGCGCGGGCGCCGGCGCGGGTGCGTCCTGCGCGGGAGCCTGCGACTGC contains:
- the flhB gene encoding flagellar biosynthesis protein FlhB, with the protein product MPGERTEKPTPKRRNEARKKGTVAKSSDINGSLVTLAALFALGSFGPKVVQTLEASMITGLGQISHPDVVSQQGLGKVLVSTFSGVLTAVGPIAGVCMLAGVLANVMQVRPKLNMSALKPDPKKLNPTAGIKRLFGPSGAFEAGKGLLKVTLLGVIAFITIRPKITEIAASVGMSPQDFLSTAGSTILAVARRLAVAYLIIAIGDYFFQRHRVEKSLKMSKEDIKEEGKSQQLPPEVRGAIRRKQIQAARARMMSAVPQADVVVTNPTHFAVALAYDGNKGAPEVIAKGPDLVALQIRRIAEQHGVPIVEDPPLARALHAGVEVGQEIPEEFFHAVAQLLAFVYRVAGRRAV
- the fliR gene encoding flagellar biosynthetic protein FliR — translated: MNALLQQFSERQLVGFILVLARVSPLFLLAPIFSSRMVPARARGVLAVAISFGLAPLALHGQKLSFDAMTLGGLLGKEILVGLAYAFALAAVFAAISVAGSLLDTAIGFSYGSLLDPITGTQSTILAQLYAMVGVLIFIALDGDHWMIEGLARTYQLVPITKFPSIGALVGGADKAFISIFGSAIELAAPVMLAALLTDCALGLVARVMPQLNVFAVSFPAKIAVGLLVMGISLPFVGGWISDQVQVSVSSALQSIHVA
- the fliQ gene encoding flagellar biosynthesis protein FliQ encodes the protein MSQDVVINLVMQAITVAVKVALPLLLAGLVVGLLVSIFQAITQIQEMTLTFIPKILAAIVVMVVGGPWMLNQIISYTEQLWQGIPGIVS
- the fliP gene encoding flagellar type III secretion system pore protein FliP (The bacterial flagellar biogenesis protein FliP forms a type III secretion system (T3SS)-type pore required for flagellar assembly.), with amino-acid sequence MSIHTSGGNAVEIFLIIAGISLVPALLFTVTGFTRILIVLGFIRSGLGTPTAPPNQVLVGISVFLTIFVMAPTFNAIKKDAIDPLSHHKISQSQAIQRGQEPLRQFMFKQTREKDLALFAKLAHLKQPKTRADIPTYTLIPAFIISELKTAFQIGFLIFLPFLVIDLVVSSTLMSMGMMMLPPAFISLPFKILLFVLVDGWNLVTQSLVQSFH
- the fliO gene encoding flagellar biosynthetic protein FliO; translation: MAGVLVPAHVALAKPSGPGENTPLNLPVQTTHSSSTPGASGGSLVHTFIGLAIVLAVIYGLYWVLKQVKASREERSSGQGLSSVATLALGPNRSVHLVKSGREYVLVGASENGVTPIRTYSEEEAHDAGLVPDPVESELEAPLPARPQKSGILIKDVLDEIRRRTVRK
- the fliN gene encoding flagellar motor switch protein FliN — translated: MSQEIEYQALESTTVAEQRAADLHRLEDVPVELAVEIGRTHMTIGETLALGPGSIVSLNRLAGEPVDLLVNGKRIAQGEVVVIDEEFGLRLTEVVSPARRLREAESSLEQ
- a CDS encoding flagellar basal body-associated FliL family protein codes for the protein MKKKLKFVIPIVLVLFGGVYKTVLAKPAKLPKPKIAGTVYVMPKEFLLNMADGRYAKLDVSLVLDKSEVLPKAEGSTNENYGALEQEPAVRDVITNIVTDAPSKDLIDRTGREDLKKQILKGIRQNTDVKVDEILFTDVAVQ
- a CDS encoding flagellar motor protein MotB, which produces MSAHRGGRRGRRGGHGGGHENEERWLLTYSDMITLLMALFMVLFSISSVNTSKYKDLQKSLQDAFSGKILTGGKQVMNSGSDGKSPSDQASPAIVPIKPQIGNTSTSSQKAKDDREFRKIKAQIDAYARRHGLSKQLQTQIARRGLVVRLLTDQVVFDPGQAVLKAPALPVLTGVAHALNIDKTHPIMVEGHTDNVPISGSQFPSNWELSTARASVVVRFLIHTGIDKFRLGAAGYANLYPVASNSTAIGRSKNRRVEIVLLRQDQQITPDIPGNG
- a CDS encoding flagellar motor protein — protein: MKAISAIGIGAAVACVLMSAMMEGTQIPAFINIPAMMLVFGGTLGVTMAGTSMDQIKLVPKLYKLAFGPPEYNLRERVALLVKFAEMARREGLLALDDELQNVEDEFTRKGMQLVVDGTDPELVAQILEIELEAMAGRHTKGVEPFEKAGGFGPTLGITGTVMGLIHVLENLSQPSTLGPAISGAFIATLYGVGSANIVFLPVANKLKFLSSLEMELGYLTIEGILAIQAGDNPRVVESKLLSYVAPEARGAEGEAEAATSAASEPAAAAA
- a CDS encoding flagellar FlbD family protein yields the protein MITLHRLGHSDEPFLLNSDLIVAVEACPDTHISLATGNKIVVSESPQQIADAVREWRASIRLASLRTV
- a CDS encoding flagellar hook-basal body complex protein, which translates into the protein MRSMFAAISGLKSHQIMMDVTANDIANVNTIGYKSSRTTFKDSLAQLQRGGAGQGPGQGGSNPAQVGLGTQLGTIDNVMGSGALQSTGNALDVAIQGEGWFRIGQATVAGTTATLTAGTQQYTRAGNFSRNDQGYLVTADGYYVIGRTVPSTTVTTTPPGADQLINIPPGASNVAIGQDGSVSYVPAGSTTRTTAGYISLAKFPNESGLQRASGNRWLSNAASGNEELGTPGGDFGATTSGTLEMSNVDLATEFTNMISAQRGFQANSRVITTADDMLNDVVNMKH
- a CDS encoding TIGR02530 family flagellar biosynthesis protein, with product MTGPAQNPALLPPGLAPAATPAAPASAQTRPVTGPSFQEIFRQQQAGKLQFSQHALQRIERRGIDLSDGTLQRLETGAARAASKGSRDSVVFVDGTAFVVSVRNKTVITAVDQEHMREHVFTNIDSAVIA
- a CDS encoding flagellar hook capping FlgD N-terminal domain-containing protein, which codes for MAVDPTGSAVSTPTSSATQAQRSGSGLDKDSFLKIMVAQLQNMDPMAASSQDPTQSVAQMAQFSMLEQLTNLSASADSTLSAQKQTQSLALLGKTVSYTDSSGTASSGVVQKVDFGSDGTTKLTLDSGSVITPSDVAGVQ
- a CDS encoding flagellar hook-length control protein FliK; the protein is MVAAAVVPVPVIAPAADAVSISQVAGKVAQDGPALPAPVQLAATATATATATASATAVAAPDQDAELPVADPALRADAAKQAVPQLPKTAAPVVADPAKPAAPQPPVVDPGKGKGEAKTPASDLRPPSSDQPQAEPVAKPKAAAPAAPKQAQPQSQAPAQDAPAPAPAHTAAPATANAAPAAQVAAPAAPAPTAPVAAPVQPAAPAAPAPTTADLRPPTPVPGMRLEQAVETVHQVIRISQTNGITQARVQLHPQELGSIDIHLRSTPDGVVARVVADASQAAAVLRDGGDELRRQLASQGINLTHFDVGTTGGEQRGAAFGNGGSNDRRGAPSQPNDAELHSSTDNLEETTISLPNGVLVDVLA